In Cicer arietinum cultivar CDC Frontier isolate Library 1 chromosome 7, Cicar.CDCFrontier_v2.0, whole genome shotgun sequence, the genomic window ATCATTGTGGGTCTTTTTTTTTAGTAccttctttttgaaaaaaaaacaccaaaataccccaatttaaaaaaaatatatcaaaatgttcatttttttaaaaatcaagtaggaagtcgccatttggaactcgggcttccttaaggaagtcgccattccaaatggcgacttgtaagtaaagaaaaaaaaaatggggcattttggtatatttttttcaaatgtgggatattttagtgtttttttttcaaaaagagggtattgtaaaaaaaaaacccgATCATTGTTAGCGTAAAATACCCAACCTTTGTTCTCTTAGAATTTACCTagtatcataattttttatggaATAGTATAGgtattaactttattttttggaAGGATTCATTATTAGTATTACTGTACGTTAGATTCTTCAAAGtttctattattataaaatgaaatgaCTTAACTACCCTCGTTGGTGCCACTATAAAACATGATACATACTTCATCTCATTTTCAGTGATTTCATTCTTGTTTTTGAGATAAGAAACTAGAAAGAGctcataaataaatatgttgggTGTGTTCAGCAGCTCCGTCGTGTCACCGCCGGACGAACTCGTTGCAGCTGGCAGCCGAACTCCGTCGCCGAAGACGACCGCGGCGGCTCTGGTGAAGCGGTTCACTGAGAGCAACGCGTCGACAGTGTTGGTGGAGGCCGGAGATCATGTCCAGCTTGCATATACTCACCAAAACGAGTCGTCGTTGCAACCCAGGTAAACACGATCACACTCACCTATACGACGTCGTTTGTCAGATATCTATTGTTGTGAAAGTGAAATTGTTTCTTGAtcactgaattttttttataacaaagaGCAAAAAAATAATCATCCATAACCGATCAGATCGTACGGTCGATAGCTCCCGATTCATCACCGATGAGATGATCCTAACTCCGCGTATATCTAGTAGTCGTATCTATCACTCAGGTTGTCCTGATTTCATGTTTTAtggattttcatttttaatttcttagcAAACAATCAGATCTTAATTTTTTTGGCATTGATTAGAATCATACTTGTAAGATTCTCTATAATCTAcctcaactttttttttttttaaatttaaacccGAGACTTTCCATATATGTCTGAGTTTTAAACGGTATTTGACGTGCAGTCTACCCAACAAAAAAATCAGGCTTGTGAGCTgtcaaaagaagaagaagaaaaaaaaaaacagaattaTGTGGCCAATTTTACATTAGGAAAGATACTCGAAATGGGATAATCTCAATGGTTTCCGCATCGgtttgtttttgtatttttacgaatattaataaataaaattaattaatccaacaacaaattgtttttttatagaaGCTAGTAAATGGCTTCGGAAATTCAGTTATAATTGTGATCTTGAAATCAAATCTGAGATATATAATCGAATAtcgattttaataaaaaaaatggaataataaaatagagaaagtaTGTATCAAACTGATACTGGATATGCTAATTTGAGCCGGGTAAACTTCATAAAATCtctattattacttttttttttctttaaaaaaaattaattattagaagAATTAAACAGTCTCATACTGTGATGGAAAGCTCCACAAGCATAGACAAATAATTAATCACATTATCTCACTTCATCGTAGCCATAgttcaaatttattataaaaaaaaacaataagaaTGTAATTGAAGTTTATCAAAGAGCAATCTCCCTAAGAAGAATCAGAGCTTTTCACGCATTGGCTTGAATTTTATCATcctaaaaattattcaaaaatatattagcATTCAAATAATATTCAGAACATCACGAAATGATAATGTAAAGATAATTATTAAAGGAAGATAATCAAAATAAGAaacatcaaattttagaatgaaactattttcaaaattcaaaagctTTTGTTTGATGTACTTGAAGACCTGTTTATTTTTGAATTGTGCTagttagttattattattaagtttaCCTCTCTATATTTATCATATTACTCCCTCCGTAACAAAATATAAGTAAGTTAATaaaagttgatatatatatGTGCGAAATTTGGaacaaatacaataaattttgttgacttacttttgcatatattttgttacatagtatatattattatctaaGTTCTAAATATTGAGTTTGATAATGGCAGATCGTTTGGTGTAAAGGATGAGATATTTTGCATGTTTGAGGGAGCTCTTGACAATTTGGGCAGCCTAAGACAACAGTATGGACTAGCCAAGTCAGCCAATGAAGTTGTTTTGGTGATTGAGGCTTACAAAGCTTTACGTGACAGAGCACCTTATCCTCCCAATCATGTTGTTGGTCATCTAAGTGGCAGTTTTGCTTTCATACTTTTTGACAAATCCACTTCTACCCTCTTTGTGGCCTCTGTAAGTAATCCTAATTCCTAATATCTATCATGGTTCCTTCAATTTCTTTGCTCATTTTGCTTGTATTAAATTTGACAGGATCAATTTGGTAAGGTGCCTCTATTTTGGGGAATAACTGCTGATGGATATGTAGCATTTGCTGATGATATAGAATTGCTTAAAGGTGCTTGTGGCAAGTCACTTGCTTCTTTCCCTCAAGGTAGGTTTGATTTCTTATATCATGTGCTTATGACTCGAAACTAGTCGAGTCAAGTCAAAATTCAATTCAGCTCAACTCGACTCAATTCAATAAGAATTTGTTTATCTCAAAACTTAACTCAAATATGACATGAACATTACTTTTCAGGTCAAATTTgattcaaacaaaataattgtttgtttttacAAAGAAGCAAAATAAATGCATATGTGGAATCGAGTTCAACGACCTAATTTTCAAACTAACTTCCAGTTGGTTACCTAATTTTCAAACTAATTTCAAgttggtttgattttttttcgtTTGATAAAAGGGTTTGATTGATATAAGTATAGTAATTAATTAGTAGAAGGAAATTCTAAGTTGATCTACCTCATTGTTGACAATGTTGGTCTGTAATTGTACAGGATGTTTCTACTCAACTGCTGTTGGAGGATTGATGTGCTATGAGaatcctaaaaataaaattactgcAGTCCCTGCTAATGAAGAAGAAATCTGGGGTGCAACTTTCAAGGTAACAAAATAAAACCAACATAAAACGCAATTTCCAGTTGATACATCGCTCTAATCGCGGTTCAGATATACTTCTGTTGCTCATTTGTCTGTTGAAGATACCTTCATTTGAACTtagaacatatatatataagtcaAATAATGTGACCaatatcataattaaatttcCCCTTGGTAATAAATAATCTCAGTAATACATATATATCTACtcttagttatttaatttaatttctggtAAATTTTGCTCTCTATTAATGAACTTGTGACTTCCAATtattatgtattgattttgttaaGTTGGTGGGATGAAATATTAGGTGGAAGGTGCAACAGTTCTGGCAGCCAGAGAATAGAGCTATTTATGAGTGAATGATTTCtgtattgtaattaaattaaattaaatagctTTAGGAGTGTAACGTTTGTTCATTAGATGGATAAGTTACTTTTTTTCTATCAATGTATAGTTACAGTTATGCTTTTTCGATCTAATAAATCTGTTTGTGATTGTGAGTTTAATCGTTAGACtcattaaaagaagaaaaaaagtcaaACGTATGCAATGTGTTTCTTTACTGCAAATCTTCTACTAAGGTTTCACAAACTTTAGATTGAGCATTCGTCATTCATGGCATGGcacaattacaaattaacaaatGAAGATATTGTGAACCTATGGTTTTCACAAAAGCCAACTATCTTTAGAGGCAACAATGGAGTTTGGATCCTCTCAAATACTTGAGTGTCCATttataagagagaaaaatagagaaatgatcagtaattaaatatttgtaacTCTAAGCTGGAAACACTCTACTTAGATGTTATCATCTAAGCCAAGCTTGGAAACAAAGAAATTGAAGTGCTTAGGTAAGAGTCCCTTTGTAAACATATCCCATTTGATCATGAGATCGAATGGGAAAAAGCTTCAAAATTCCATCTGAGTCTTTTCTTTAacaatcaatcaatctccaaatGTTTTGTTCACTtatgaaaaatcaattttgttgttGCTACGGGTTATGCACTTTAGTTGTTACAATACAATGTTGGGTGGGGTATGTTTGTAAGTAATCTTTGTGATTTTTCTAGAAAGAAACTCTTGGAAATGTTATTGGAACTTAGTGTtagaatttataattatatgttttgggaattgaaaaaatgaaaaagtctTATATAAGAGTGATACTATTAGTAGTGTTTATAAAGAGAATGTATGAAATTTAGGATGTACCATAAGTGTATTCAATTTTATGAAGGGGATATAACACACTTCAACCTACCACCTCACGTGGGTCGTTATCCGTTCGGCTCGGTCAGACATAAATTTGAGCTATGTtgtgtattatttttaattacctaaaaattttaatattcatttttcaatttgtgCATTTTTCTCTCTACAAGTTTTTTGATCAAGTCCTCATTTCGGTTTCATTTCTCCTGGTTAGATTTCATGTGACAAGTCTTCGATTCCCATGTCAGTTTTTTGTAGATTGATTTGTCTTTAGAGAATCGGTCACAATTTGCTCTTGAAATTTGTCATATCAGAATTCCTCTCTAGACAGAAAATTTCATTCAATTCacaaaatacatcaaaactctaaaataTATATGAGATTTCTCTCTTCTCCCTTTTCTACTTCGTTccaaattttctttttgtcGCTTTAACGAAAAATTTATCCCTTCAGATTTTTAAGTGACcatagtaccatattacgagtgtctttaatatccatatttaaaaaatgtaattctAAAACGATTTTATACAATGCAGTAGAACTCTaatacatataattaatatgtttttatctTAAAACATCATGGTTTATAAACTACCTTATTGATACATGTAATTATATATAACGAACCACTTAAAGATCTATAGTAAACCTTTTAAAGAGGCCAAAATGGTTAAATATAAGTAGCATGCCATTGCTAACCACCTATTACATTGGTCCAATACCTTTGAATTTGTCGTgcattaaaattgtaaaactaCAATTTGCAATTCCTTTTAACAATTATGCTATT contains:
- the LOC101500379 gene encoding stem-specific protein TSJT1; the encoded protein is MLGVFSSSVVSPPDELVAAGSRTPSPKTTAAALVKRFTESNASTVLVEAGDHVQLAYTHQNESSLQPRSFGVKDEIFCMFEGALDNLGSLRQQYGLAKSANEVVLVIEAYKALRDRAPYPPNHVVGHLSGSFAFILFDKSTSTLFVASDQFGKVPLFWGITADGYVAFADDIELLKGACGKSLASFPQGCFYSTAVGGLMCYENPKNKITAVPANEEEIWGATFKVEGATVLAARE